The following nucleotide sequence is from Streptomyces sp. HUAS CB01.
AGGGACAGCAGAGGGCTGGTCGTTGAATGTCGCTGCATGGACCCAAGCCTACGTCTGGCCGCCGGCGGCCTTCCCCGCGCACTTCCGGCACTGGCCGAAGATCGCGAAGTGCTTCATGTCGGTGGTGAAGCCGAACTTCTCGCGGAGCTCGGCGGTGAAACCGGCGGCCACGTCGACGTCCGCCTCGATCACGTCCGCGCAGTCGCGGCAGACCAGATGGAGGTGGTGGTGCCGGTCGGCCAGGTGGTAGGTGGGGGCGCCGTGCCCGAGATGGGCGTGCGAGACCAGGCCCAGCTCCTCCAGCAGCTCCAGGGTCCGGTAGACCGTCGAGATGTTCACCCCGGACGCGGTCCTGCGCACCTCGACGAGGATGTCGTCGGGCGTCGCGTGCTCCAGCGTGTCGACGGCTTCGAGGACGAGCTGGCGCTGCGGGGTCAGCCGGTAACCGCGCTGCCGCAGATCGCTCTTCCAGTCGGTGCTCACCACGCGTCCAGTGTAGGCAGCGCCGGGCGGGGGTGCGGAGGGACCGCGATCCGTCCGCACCCCCGGTCTCACCGGGGCCGCGGGTCGGGCGGGGAGCGCCACGCACGCCGCGGGTCACGCGGGAGGGTCACTTGAAGAAGGCGATGCCGTCGTCCGGCAGGTCACCGAGGTCCTTGGCCCACGCCTCGACCTGCTCGGGAGTGACGACCTTCTTCAGGTGCGCCGACATGTAGGGGCGCAGCGGCACGTCGGGGGTGGACTTCTCGCCGACCCACATCAGGTCGCCCTTGACGTAGCCGTAGAGCCGCTTGCCGCCGGAGTACGGCGGGGAG
It contains:
- a CDS encoding Fur family transcriptional regulator → MVSTDWKSDLRQRGYRLTPQRQLVLEAVDTLEHATPDDILVEVRRTASGVNISTVYRTLELLEELGLVSHAHLGHGAPTYHLADRHHHLHLVCRDCADVIEADVDVAAGFTAELREKFGFTTDMKHFAIFGQCRKCAGKAAGGQT